Proteins from a genomic interval of Nocardioides jishulii:
- a CDS encoding sensor histidine kinase, whose translation MTDLRTVVRRPVRSSALARGWAGRSNVQRIDLYTRGSLRLLVWFLIGAGGLSALPEVGGIAEVVAVVVLVLAAAVVVDQCLAAFIRLWFEPGHLPRLWLAALALLVVPGVVWMVVGLSPDQRFGVGFVLTSAVAWALGGSRNPWVQAAPVVFGAAICGLSGPWAALYGAVIAAFFVFTAQSSLWVLGVVHELDRARTAQADLAVAEERLRFSRDVHDVMGRHLSTIAVQAELAATLAERGDLRAADRIREVRATAHEALREARALARGYRPVDLAQELEGARALLASAGIKAETDVAGLPTHWEEPVARLVREGVTNTLRHSRATRVTIGHADGVVALVNDGVANDGVASDGVVSRGRVDDGAEDDGSGLRTLAADVAGRGGRLSWGAEDDDFVVRLHLIDPEGGTP comes from the coding sequence GTGACCGACCTGCGTACGGTCGTCCGTCGCCCCGTCCGGTCCTCCGCGCTCGCGCGGGGCTGGGCGGGGCGCTCGAACGTGCAGCGCATCGACCTCTACACCCGTGGGTCGTTGCGGCTGCTCGTCTGGTTCCTCATCGGCGCCGGTGGCCTCAGTGCGCTCCCGGAGGTCGGCGGCATCGCAGAGGTCGTCGCGGTCGTGGTGCTCGTCCTGGCGGCGGCTGTGGTCGTCGACCAGTGCCTGGCGGCCTTCATCCGGCTCTGGTTCGAGCCGGGGCACCTCCCCCGCCTGTGGCTCGCCGCCCTGGCGCTCCTGGTGGTCCCGGGGGTCGTGTGGATGGTGGTGGGGTTGTCGCCCGACCAGCGGTTCGGCGTCGGCTTCGTGCTGACCTCGGCCGTCGCGTGGGCCCTCGGTGGCTCCCGGAACCCCTGGGTGCAGGCGGCACCCGTGGTGTTCGGGGCGGCGATCTGCGGCCTCTCCGGCCCCTGGGCCGCGCTGTACGGCGCTGTCATCGCCGCCTTCTTCGTCTTCACCGCGCAGAGCTCGCTGTGGGTGCTCGGCGTCGTGCACGAGCTGGACCGGGCCCGCACCGCCCAGGCCGACCTGGCGGTGGCCGAGGAGCGACTGCGCTTCTCGCGCGACGTGCACGACGTGATGGGCCGCCACCTCTCCACCATCGCGGTGCAGGCCGAGCTGGCCGCGACCCTGGCCGAGCGCGGTGACCTGCGGGCCGCCGACCGGATCCGGGAGGTGCGGGCCACTGCCCACGAGGCGCTGCGAGAGGCCCGGGCACTGGCGCGTGGCTACCGGCCGGTCGACCTGGCCCAGGAGCTGGAGGGCGCGCGAGCGTTGCTCGCCTCCGCCGGCATCAAGGCCGAGACCGACGTCGCGGGGTTGCCGACGCACTGGGAGGAGCCCGTCGCCCGCTTGGTCCGCGAGGGCGTCACCAACACGCTGCGCCACTCCCGAGCCACCCGGGTCACCATCGGTCACGCCGACGGCGTGGTCGCCCTGGTCAACGACGGGGTGGCCAATGACGGGGTGGCCAGCGACGGGGTGGTGAGCAGGGGACGGGTCGACGACGGGGCCGAGGACGACGGCAGCGGGCTGCGTACGCTGGCCGCCGACGTCGCGGGCCGCGGCGGCCGGCTGTCCTGGGGTGCAGAGGACGACGACTTCGTGGTGCGCCTGCACCTCATCGATCCCGAGGGAGGGACTCCGTGA
- a CDS encoding ABC transporter permease, which yields MSTTTSLTRTTGLARFNLVLMARNRTTLIYGFAMPLIPLLLLFAMPDTTPEAGVGALTITLVMALIFPGYYNLLSMFVTRRDELVLKRLRTGEIRDGELLTSMALPGAAITLGVMVLAVPIAAVAGFDLPRNPLLLLAATLVACVTFAALAVWTASWTRTAESAQLTSGPVMIIALAGSFTAGLPEAVTRWTDLLPGAAISDLMMVAWFGRDPDGLDRVGWLQGFVEAGPALGLLVVWAVVALVMAMRALRWEPRA from the coding sequence ATGAGCACCACCACCTCGCTGACCCGTACGACGGGCCTGGCCCGTTTCAACCTGGTGCTGATGGCGCGCAACCGCACCACCCTCATCTACGGGTTCGCCATGCCGCTGATCCCGCTGCTGCTGCTCTTCGCGATGCCGGACACCACGCCCGAGGCGGGTGTCGGCGCCCTGACGATCACGCTGGTGATGGCGCTGATCTTCCCGGGCTACTACAACCTGCTGTCGATGTTCGTGACCCGGCGCGACGAGCTGGTGCTCAAGCGGTTGCGTACGGGCGAGATCCGCGACGGCGAGCTGCTCACCTCGATGGCGCTGCCCGGTGCGGCGATCACCCTGGGCGTCATGGTGCTGGCGGTGCCGATCGCGGCGGTCGCGGGCTTCGACCTGCCCCGCAACCCGCTGCTGCTCCTGGCGGCGACGCTCGTCGCCTGCGTGACCTTCGCCGCGCTGGCGGTCTGGACGGCCTCGTGGACCCGCACCGCCGAGTCGGCGCAGCTGACCAGCGGCCCGGTGATGATCATCGCGCTGGCAGGCTCCTTCACTGCCGGACTGCCCGAGGCCGTGACCCGGTGGACCGACCTGCTCCCGGGCGCTGCGATCAGCGACCTCATGATGGTCGCCTGGTTCGGCCGCGACCCCGACGGCCTCGACCGCGTCGGCTGGCTCCAGGGCTTCGTCGAGGCCGGCCCTGCCCTCGGTCTCCTCGTGGTGTGGGCCGTCGTCGCCCTGGTGATGGCGATGCGGGCGCTGCGCTGGGAGCCGCGGGCGTGA
- a CDS encoding ABC transporter ATP-binding protein: MSETTAIQVRGLRRTYGEGDAAFEAVRGVDLDVSAGTVHALLGVNGAGKTSTLEVIEGLAPATAGEVRVLGLDPVADRHEVRRRTGVLLQRSGFVADLTVRETLQMWAATVTDARSVEESLVLLNLERVAETRMRGLSGGEQRRVDLACALTGRPELVVLDEPTTGLDPESRHAVWELVRGLRAQGATVLLTTHYLEEAEQLADQVSIMRAGRIVQEGTVAEIVAGHPAEISFRTPARDLVLPDAAEVSRDGERTVLRVADLQPALTELLLTAREAGVSLEMLDARSATLESVFLALAADREGVPA, translated from the coding sequence ATGAGTGAAACCACAGCGATCCAGGTCCGGGGCCTGCGCCGCACGTACGGTGAGGGCGACGCAGCCTTCGAGGCCGTACGCGGCGTCGACCTCGACGTGAGCGCCGGCACCGTCCACGCCCTCCTCGGCGTCAACGGCGCCGGCAAGACCTCCACCCTCGAGGTGATCGAGGGCCTCGCCCCGGCCACGGCCGGCGAGGTCCGCGTGCTCGGGCTCGACCCGGTGGCCGACCGCCACGAGGTGCGTCGTCGTACGGGCGTGCTGCTCCAGCGCAGCGGCTTCGTCGCCGACCTCACGGTGCGGGAGACGCTGCAGATGTGGGCCGCCACCGTGACCGACGCGCGCTCGGTGGAGGAGTCCTTGGTGCTCCTCAACCTCGAGCGGGTGGCCGAGACCCGGATGCGGGGGCTCTCGGGCGGTGAGCAGCGGCGCGTCGACCTCGCCTGCGCGCTGACCGGTCGCCCCGAGCTGGTCGTGCTGGACGAGCCGACGACGGGCCTGGACCCCGAGAGCCGCCACGCCGTGTGGGAGCTGGTGCGCGGCCTGCGCGCGCAGGGAGCCACGGTGCTGCTGACCACCCACTACCTGGAGGAGGCCGAGCAGCTGGCCGACCAGGTCTCGATCATGCGGGCCGGCCGGATCGTGCAGGAGGGCACCGTCGCCGAGATCGTCGCCGGCCACCCGGCGGAGATCTCCTTCCGGACCCCCGCGCGTGACCTCGTGCTCCCGGACGCCGCCGAGGTGAGCCGTGACGGCGAGAGGACCGTGCTGCGGGTCGCCGACCTGCAGCCGGCGCTCACCGAGCTGCTGCTGACCGCCCGCGAGGCCGGGGTCTCGCTGGAGATGCTCGACGCCCGCAGCGCCACCCTCGAGTCCGTCTTCCTCGCCCTGGCTGCTGACCGTGAAGGAGTGCCGGCATGA
- a CDS encoding MFS transporter, with the protein MEAEQIHRIGGRRAWLVWGVAVSVYLLAVLHRSSLGVAGLLATERFDIAASQLAFFTVLQLIVYAGMQVPVGVLLDRFGPRALLCGGLVLMTAAQFAFAYADSFGLAAVARGFVGAGDAMVFVTVVRLVAVWFRPTQVPMTTQLTGWVGQLGAIAAAAPLTLLLDRLGWTGAFAAVSTIGVFLLVAVLVVVKDSPYAVVAEGRESLRQVIASVGRVWSNPGTRLGFWVHFTTQFPFTVFVLLWGFPFLVRGQGWSEVAASTLLMAMTGWVVLSGIVIGSLTTRLPFHRTRTALVVVLAEVVLWSIVLLLDGPAPVWLILLTAAATASGGPSSVIGFDIVRTFTPVRAVGRATSLVNVGGFVASLVTVALIGIVLDLVEPAGAAAYDLGDFRIAFLSLYLCWVIGLVQMFRLRRLARAHLDQTQPGALDVLRSGRAWLPDEQRS; encoded by the coding sequence ATGGAAGCCGAGCAGATCCACCGCATCGGTGGCCGACGGGCGTGGCTCGTCTGGGGCGTCGCCGTCTCGGTCTACCTGCTCGCCGTCCTCCACCGCAGCTCGCTCGGCGTCGCCGGACTCCTGGCCACCGAGCGCTTCGACATCGCCGCGTCGCAGCTGGCGTTCTTCACGGTGCTGCAGCTCATCGTGTACGCCGGGATGCAGGTCCCGGTCGGCGTGCTGCTCGACCGGTTCGGGCCGCGGGCGCTGCTCTGCGGGGGACTGGTGCTGATGACCGCGGCGCAGTTCGCCTTCGCGTACGCCGACTCGTTCGGCCTGGCGGCCGTGGCGCGTGGCTTCGTGGGTGCCGGTGACGCCATGGTCTTCGTGACCGTGGTGCGGCTGGTGGCGGTCTGGTTCCGGCCGACGCAGGTGCCCATGACCACTCAGCTCACCGGATGGGTCGGTCAGCTGGGCGCGATCGCCGCGGCCGCGCCGCTGACCCTGCTGCTCGACCGCCTGGGGTGGACCGGCGCCTTCGCCGCGGTCTCGACGATCGGCGTCTTCCTGCTCGTCGCGGTGCTCGTCGTCGTGAAGGACTCGCCCTACGCCGTCGTGGCGGAGGGCCGGGAGAGCCTGCGCCAGGTCATCGCCTCGGTCGGTCGGGTCTGGAGCAACCCCGGCACCCGCCTGGGCTTCTGGGTGCACTTCACGACCCAGTTCCCGTTCACCGTCTTCGTGCTGCTCTGGGGCTTCCCGTTCCTGGTGCGCGGCCAGGGGTGGAGCGAGGTTGCAGCCTCCACCCTGCTGATGGCGATGACCGGCTGGGTCGTGCTGTCCGGCATCGTGATCGGCTCGTTGACCACCCGCCTGCCCTTCCACCGCACCCGCACCGCGCTGGTCGTCGTGCTCGCCGAGGTGGTCCTGTGGAGCATCGTGCTGCTGCTCGACGGGCCGGCCCCGGTGTGGCTGATCCTGCTGACGGCCGCCGCCACCGCCTCGGGAGGCCCGTCGTCGGTCATCGGGTTCGACATCGTGCGCACCTTCACCCCCGTGCGCGCCGTGGGCCGGGCCACCTCGCTGGTGAACGTGGGCGGCTTCGTCGCCTCGCTCGTCACCGTCGCCCTGATCGGGATCGTGCTGGACCTCGTCGAGCCGGCCGGTGCGGCTGCGTACGACCTGGGTGACTTCCGCATCGCCTTCCTCTCGCTCTACCTCTGCTGGGTCATCGGCCTCGTGCAGATGTTCCGCCTCCGCCGACTGGCGCGCGCCCACCTCGACCAGACCCAGCCCGGGGCGCTCGACGTGCTCCGCAGCGGACGGGCCTGGCTGCCCGACGAGCAGCGTTCCTGA
- a CDS encoding YajQ family cyclic di-GMP-binding protein, with protein sequence MADSSFDIVSKLDRQEVDNALGQTAREVSTRFDFKGTGATIEWAGEKVIEISASADDRANAVLDVFKTKLIKRDVSLKVLDASEPRQSGQLSKITVNLKEGISTEDAKKIAKLIRDEGPKGVKAQIQGEELRVSSKKRDDLQEVISLVKGQDLDFAVQFTNYR encoded by the coding sequence ATGGCCGACTCGTCGTTCGACATCGTGAGCAAGCTGGACCGCCAGGAGGTCGACAACGCGTTGGGGCAGACCGCACGCGAGGTCTCGACCCGCTTCGACTTCAAGGGCACGGGCGCCACCATCGAGTGGGCCGGCGAGAAGGTCATCGAGATCTCCGCCTCCGCCGACGACCGGGCCAACGCCGTGCTCGACGTCTTCAAGACCAAGCTGATCAAGCGCGACGTCTCCCTGAAGGTCCTCGACGCCTCCGAGCCGCGCCAGTCCGGCCAGCTGTCGAAGATCACGGTCAACCTCAAGGAGGGCATCTCCACCGAGGACGCGAAGAAGATCGCCAAGCTCATCCGCGACGAGGGCCCCAAGGGCGTGAAGGCGCAGATCCAGGGCGAGGAGCTGCGCGTCTCCTCCAAGAAGCGCGACGACCTCCAGGAGGTCATCTCCCTGGTCAAGGGCCAGGACCTCGACTTCGCGGTGCAGTTCACCAACTACCGCTGA
- a CDS encoding type IV toxin-antitoxin system AbiEi family antitoxin domain-containing protein: protein MDWGDLAQRQDGVVSRRQLVELGLADHDVRRLVRRRDLTRVHLGVYVTHTGELSWRQRAWAAVLYAAPAALWGPSALVVERVRPEPPSGPVHVAVDELRRVDAVPGVVVHRVRRLDERARLHLSPPRIRIEHAVLDTAGAAVGEVERVAVLTDALQARAVTVPRLLATLEARPRMLRKSQLRALLQDLTEGTDSVLEHGYLVRVERPHGLPRGRRQAHVGGLRSRHDVVHEATRTIIELDGRAYHSLASQRYADLERDAAAAAAGHLTIRLGWGQVFSSPCTTAERLARVLRQRGWAGSLRRCPQCP, encoded by the coding sequence ATGGACTGGGGCGATCTGGCGCAGCGGCAGGACGGGGTCGTGTCGCGTCGGCAGCTCGTCGAGCTCGGGCTGGCTGACCACGACGTACGCCGGCTGGTGCGCCGCCGAGACCTGACCCGGGTGCACCTCGGCGTCTACGTGACCCACACCGGGGAGCTGTCGTGGAGGCAACGGGCGTGGGCGGCCGTCCTGTACGCCGCCCCCGCGGCCCTGTGGGGTCCCTCCGCCCTGGTGGTGGAGCGGGTTCGACCGGAACCGCCCAGCGGTCCCGTGCACGTGGCGGTCGACGAGCTGCGCCGCGTGGATGCCGTCCCCGGAGTGGTGGTGCACCGTGTGAGGAGGCTCGACGAACGGGCCCGCCTCCACCTGTCACCGCCACGGATCCGGATCGAGCACGCGGTCCTCGACACGGCCGGCGCTGCGGTGGGCGAGGTCGAGCGCGTGGCGGTGCTGACCGACGCGCTGCAGGCCCGCGCGGTCACGGTGCCGCGGCTCCTGGCCACGTTGGAGGCGAGGCCGCGGATGCTGCGGAAGAGCCAGCTCCGTGCGCTGCTCCAGGACCTGACTGAGGGCACCGACTCGGTCCTCGAGCACGGCTACCTCGTGCGGGTCGAACGGCCCCACGGTCTCCCCCGGGGGAGACGCCAAGCCCACGTGGGGGGACTGCGGTCACGGCACGACGTCGTCCACGAGGCAACCCGCACCATCATCGAGCTCGACGGACGGGCGTACCACTCGTTGGCCAGCCAGCGGTACGCCGACCTGGAGCGGGACGCGGCGGCTGCTGCCGCCGGCCACCTCACGATCAGACTCGGTTGGGGGCAGGTGTTCTCGTCTCCCTGCACGACGGCGGAGCGGTTGGCGAGGGTGCTGCGCCAACGCGGGTGGGCCGGCTCGCTGCGTCGTTGTCCGCAGTGCCCCTGA
- a CDS encoding sulfate/molybdate ABC transporter ATP-binding protein: MSIEVKGVTKRFGDFVALEDVNVSIPTGQLTALLGPSGGGKSTLLRVIAGLESSDAGTIEIEGVDATRLAPQKRNVGFVFQHYAAFKHMTVAKNVAFGLEIRKKPKDEVRDRVHELLKLVHLEQFAHRLPSQLSGGQRQRMALARALAVEPSVLLLDEPFGALDAKVRKELRDWLRRLHDEVHVTTVFVTHDQEEALEVSDEIVVINNGRVEQVGTPDQLYDEPANDFVMSFLGEVTTLGGHAIRPHDIEVSTSPLLDHAIEGTVDRVLRIGFEVRLTVHTLDGEEVMVQLTRTLSNGLGVREGSTVWLTPLAGATVMPTAVSVGGHART; encoded by the coding sequence ATGAGCATCGAGGTCAAGGGAGTGACCAAGCGCTTCGGGGACTTCGTCGCCCTCGAGGACGTCAACGTCTCGATCCCCACCGGTCAGTTGACCGCCCTGCTGGGTCCCAGCGGTGGCGGCAAGTCCACCCTGCTGCGCGTCATCGCCGGTCTCGAGTCCTCGGACGCCGGGACCATCGAGATCGAGGGTGTGGACGCGACGAGGTTGGCGCCGCAGAAGCGCAACGTCGGCTTCGTCTTCCAGCACTACGCAGCGTTCAAGCACATGACGGTCGCCAAGAACGTCGCCTTCGGCCTGGAGATCCGCAAGAAGCCGAAGGACGAGGTCCGTGACCGGGTGCACGAGCTGCTCAAGCTCGTCCACCTGGAGCAGTTCGCCCACCGGCTGCCGTCGCAGCTCTCGGGTGGTCAGCGTCAGCGCATGGCGCTCGCCCGTGCGCTGGCCGTCGAGCCCAGCGTCCTGCTGCTCGACGAGCCCTTCGGCGCCCTCGACGCGAAGGTCCGCAAGGAGCTGCGCGACTGGCTGCGCCGCCTCCACGACGAGGTCCACGTGACCACCGTCTTCGTGACCCACGACCAGGAGGAGGCCCTCGAGGTCTCCGACGAGATCGTGGTGATCAACAACGGGCGGGTCGAGCAGGTCGGCACCCCCGACCAGCTCTACGACGAGCCGGCCAACGACTTCGTCATGAGCTTCCTCGGCGAGGTCACCACGCTGGGTGGCCACGCGATCCGCCCGCACGACATCGAGGTCTCCACGAGCCCGCTGCTCGACCACGCGATCGAGGGAACCGTCGACCGCGTGCTGCGCATCGGCTTCGAGGTGCGCCTGACGGTGCACACCCTCGACGGCGAGGAGGTGATGGTGCAGCTCACCCGCACCCTCTCCAACGGCCTGGGCGTCCGTGAGGGCAGCACCGTGTGGCTCACCCCGCTGGCCGGGGCGACCGTCATGCCGACCGCCGTGTCGGTGGGTGGGCACGCCCGCACCTGA
- a CDS encoding sulfate ABC transporter permease subunit, whose product MAKWIRIAIVVTYLFLLVAWPVSLVVVNTFDGGAEAFFAVLQDADIQAALRLTATAAFFAVVINLFFGVGMSLLLVRYEFWGKRALSALIDLPLSVSPVVVGLALVLVYGGRDGWFGPFLEARGIQVIFSTPGIVMATAFVALPLVIREVVPVLEEIGTDQEVAARSLGANAFQTFFRITLPGIKWAIVYGVVLSLARSLGEFGAVKVVSGNVLGETRTATLVVEEKYLNFAAQEAYAVAFLLAMVSVVCIVVVALIRPSHSDEKEAHA is encoded by the coding sequence GTGGCTAAGTGGATCCGCATCGCGATCGTCGTCACCTACCTCTTCCTGCTGGTCGCCTGGCCGGTCTCGCTGGTCGTCGTCAACACGTTCGACGGTGGCGCCGAGGCCTTCTTCGCAGTCCTGCAGGACGCCGACATCCAGGCCGCCCTGCGGCTGACGGCCACCGCGGCCTTCTTCGCGGTCGTCATCAACCTCTTCTTCGGCGTCGGGATGTCGCTGCTGCTCGTGCGGTACGAGTTCTGGGGCAAGCGTGCCCTCAGCGCCCTCATCGACCTCCCGCTCTCGGTCTCGCCCGTCGTGGTGGGCCTGGCGCTGGTGCTGGTCTACGGCGGACGGGACGGCTGGTTCGGGCCGTTCCTGGAGGCACGAGGGATCCAGGTCATCTTCTCCACCCCCGGCATCGTCATGGCGACGGCCTTCGTGGCCCTACCCCTGGTGATCCGTGAAGTGGTGCCGGTGCTCGAGGAAATCGGGACGGACCAGGAGGTGGCGGCGCGCAGCCTGGGCGCCAACGCCTTCCAGACGTTCTTCCGGATCACCCTGCCCGGCATCAAGTGGGCGATCGTCTACGGCGTCGTCCTCTCCCTCGCCCGTTCGTTGGGCGAGTTCGGTGCCGTGAAGGTCGTCTCGGGCAACGTGCTCGGCGAGACCCGCACGGCCACCCTGGTGGTGGAGGAGAAGTACCTCAACTTCGCCGCGCAGGAGGCGTACGCCGTCGCCTTCCTGCTCGCGATGGTCTCGGTGGTCTGCATCGTCGTCGTCGCCCTCATCCGCCCGAGTCACTCTGACGAGAAGGAAGCACACGCATGA
- the cysT gene encoding sulfate ABC transporter permease subunit CysT — protein sequence MTSGIGLGIAMTWFSLLVLIPLCAVIVTASEGGWANFWTTVTNDQTAAAIKLTVTQAALVTLVNIFMGTLIAWVLVRDRFPGKALLEIMIDIPFALPTIVAGLVLLSLYGRGSPLGVDIANTRFSVFLAFLFVTLPFIVRTVQPVLAELDRDVEEAATSLGASRFTTFRRIILPALVPAIAAGAALSFARGVSEYGSLVLLSGNLPFKTEVTSVRILGSIENDNVAAAASTATVLLVVSLSVIVLLDLIQRRVSRRG from the coding sequence ATGACGTCCGGCATCGGCCTCGGCATCGCGATGACGTGGTTCAGCCTGCTCGTCCTCATCCCCCTGTGCGCCGTGATCGTCACGGCGTCCGAGGGTGGCTGGGCGAACTTCTGGACCACCGTCACCAACGACCAGACCGCTGCCGCCATCAAGCTGACCGTCACCCAGGCTGCCCTGGTGACGCTCGTCAACATCTTCATGGGCACCCTCATCGCGTGGGTGCTCGTGCGGGACCGGTTCCCCGGCAAGGCGCTGCTGGAGATCATGATCGACATCCCGTTCGCCCTGCCCACGATCGTGGCTGGCCTGGTGCTGCTCTCGCTCTACGGACGCGGCAGCCCACTGGGGGTCGACATCGCCAACACGAGGTTCAGCGTCTTCCTGGCGTTCCTCTTCGTGACCCTGCCCTTCATCGTGCGGACGGTCCAGCCCGTGCTGGCCGAGCTCGACCGAGACGTCGAGGAGGCCGCGACATCCCTGGGCGCGAGCAGGTTCACGACGTTCCGGCGGATCATCCTTCCCGCCCTGGTGCCCGCCATCGCTGCGGGTGCGGCGCTCTCGTTCGCCCGCGGCGTGAGTGAGTACGGGTCGCTGGTCCTGCTCTCGGGCAACCTGCCCTTCAAGACGGAGGTCACCTCCGTACGCATCCTCGGCAGCATCGAGAACGACAACGTCGCGGCCGCGGCGTCCACCGCGACGGTGCTCCTGGTGGTCTCGTTGTCGGTCATCGTGCTGCTCGACCTGATCCAGAGGCGGGTGAGCCGTCGTGGCTAA
- a CDS encoding sulfate ABC transporter substrate-binding protein — MKSTIKRRLAAGVAVTVAGLLGLTACGGDADSAESFRIVGFAVPEAANKAIEKEFAKTDAGDGFKAKGSYGASGDQSRAVDKGLKADYVHFSVASDVTRLVDSGLVAEDWNQGENKGVVSRSVVVFGVRDGNPKNIKTWDDLVKPGVEIVTPNPASSGAARWNALAAYGQAIKGGASEKEASAYVDKFFKNVVSLPGSGRDATQAFLGGTGDVLMAYENEAILAAQNGEGFEYIIPETTLLIENPGAILKDANPVAEDWLEFVLSDAGQKQFALTGFRPIRDDVDFGGTVEGAADPSNPFPPVPNLLTVDNDFGSWDEVSTKFFDVENGLVTKSIAKAGLGE, encoded by the coding sequence ATGAAGAGCACCATCAAGCGCCGGCTCGCCGCCGGCGTGGCCGTGACCGTCGCGGGTCTGCTGGGTCTCACCGCCTGCGGTGGCGACGCAGACTCGGCCGAGTCGTTCCGCATCGTCGGCTTCGCCGTTCCCGAGGCGGCCAACAAGGCCATCGAGAAGGAGTTCGCCAAGACCGACGCCGGCGACGGCTTCAAGGCCAAGGGGAGCTACGGCGCCTCCGGTGACCAGAGCCGCGCGGTCGACAAGGGTCTCAAGGCCGACTACGTCCACTTCTCCGTCGCCTCCGACGTCACCCGGCTCGTCGACTCCGGCCTCGTCGCCGAGGACTGGAACCAGGGCGAGAACAAGGGCGTCGTGTCGCGCTCGGTCGTCGTCTTCGGTGTCCGCGACGGCAACCCCAAGAACATCAAGACGTGGGACGACCTGGTGAAGCCGGGCGTCGAGATCGTCACCCCCAACCCGGCCTCCTCGGGCGCGGCGCGCTGGAACGCGCTGGCTGCCTACGGCCAGGCCATCAAGGGCGGTGCCTCGGAGAAGGAGGCCAGCGCGTACGTCGACAAGTTCTTCAAGAACGTCGTCTCGCTGCCCGGCTCGGGCCGCGACGCCACGCAGGCCTTCCTCGGTGGCACCGGTGACGTGCTGATGGCCTACGAGAACGAGGCCATCCTGGCCGCCCAGAACGGCGAGGGCTTCGAGTACATCATCCCCGAGACCACGCTGCTCATCGAGAACCCGGGCGCCATCCTCAAGGACGCCAACCCGGTGGCCGAGGACTGGCTCGAGTTCGTGCTGAGCGACGCCGGGCAGAAGCAGTTCGCCCTCACCGGCTTCCGCCCGATCCGCGACGACGTCGACTTCGGCGGCACCGTCGAGGGTGCGGCCGACCCGAGCAACCCCTTCCCGCCCGTGCCCAACCTGCTGACCGTCGACAACGACTTCGGCAGCTGGGACGAGGTCTCCACCAAGTTCTTCGACGTGGAGAACGGTCTGGTGACGAAGTCGATCGCCAAGGCCGGGCTGGGTGAATGA